Proteins from one Suncus etruscus isolate mSunEtr1 chromosome 3, mSunEtr1.pri.cur, whole genome shotgun sequence genomic window:
- the LOC126003682 gene encoding LOW QUALITY PROTEIN: DNA annealing helicase and endonuclease ZRANB3-like (The sequence of the model RefSeq protein was modified relative to this genomic sequence to represent the inferred CDS: inserted 1 base in 1 codon; deleted 1 base in 1 codon; substituted 1 base at 1 genomic stop codon), protein MPTVRNRKKSLTPQSSCSTNDSHTELEFLPDKLRAKLLPFQKDGIIFALKRNGRCMVADEXWMGLGKTIQAISIAYFYKEEWPLLIVVPSSLRYPWTEEIEKWIPELGPEEINVIQNKTDTGRISTSKVTILGYGLLARDAETLIDVLNDQNFKVVIVDESHYMKSRNATRTKILLPLVQKAIRAILLTGTPALGRPEELFMQIEALFPQKFGKWTDYAKRYCNARVXELNTSFEEWEKLIRAPSSASRDTVMGLITRMFKQTAIAKAGAVKDYIKMMLQNESLKFLVFAHHLSMLQACTEAVIENKTRYIRIDGSVPSSERIHLVNQFQKDPDTRVAILSIQAAGQGLTFTAATHVVFAELYWDPGHLKQAEDRVHRIGQCSSVNIHYLIANGTLDTLMWGMLNRKTQVTGSTLNGRKEQLQAKEDDKEKWDFLQFAEAWIPSESSEEFKNEILFTHFEKEKQHDIRSFFLTKPKKRQLLTSCDESSTSQEENNIVPADSDKTTTGDVNSESNLESESKRLKLDQHCNPPTEKPMQPRQTKCSLLPEDHKAKARKATLPLSGMDWQCGFCTYVNNAMLPYCEMCENPQGSADSSSHTQKKMKTKKDNSETGTSEKVHSVSEKRALAQSSGVAQSESEPLPESKEKIPTPEWRDGFMPQSHAKQSETSETLPVYDTLMFCASKNTDRIHLYTKDGNQMNCNFIPLDIKLDLWEDLPASFQLKQNRSLILRFIREWSSLTAMKQRVIRKSGQLFCSPILALEEITKQQTKSHSTRRYITKEDVAVAAIDKVKKDGGHVRLITKDSRLQEPSTKEFLEDGSCVSFVNPCTAQADLTMKPSSKGYLQAVDNEGNPLCLRCQQPTCQTKQDCKVNTWDSRFCSLQCQEEFWIRSNNSYIRAKVFEIEHGVCQLCSLNAHELFLRLKDAPKSQRKNLLDMTWISKLPLEQLNEMIRNPGEGQFWQVDHIKPVFGGGGQCSLDNLQTLCTICHRERTAKQAKERSQVRRLTPKHGSDITRFLVKK, encoded by the exons ATGCCTACTGTTCGTAACAGAAAAAAGTCTCTGACACCACAAAGTTCTTGTTCGACAAATGACTCTCATACAGAGCTGGAGTTCTTACCCGACAAACTAAGAGCAAAGCTACTTCCTTTCCAGAAAGATGGGATTATTTTTGCCCTTAAAAGAAATG GAAGGTGTATGGTGGCTGATGAATAATGG ATGGGTCTAGGAAAGACAATCCAGGCAATTTCCATTGCTTACTTCTATAAAGAGGAATGGCCTCTTCTAATAGTGGTGCCTTCATCTCTGAGGTACCCTTGGAcggaagaaatagagaaatggaTTCCAGAACTAGGTCCAGAAGAAATTAATGTCATTCAGAATAAAACTGATACCGGGAGAATATCGACTAGCAAAGTGACAATTCTGGGTTATGGTCTTTTAGCCAGAGATGCAGAGACTTTGATAGATGTACTAAATGACCAGAACTTTAAAGTAGTTATAGTGGATGAATCACATTACATGAAGTCCAGAAATGCAACCCGTACCAAGATTTTATTGCCATTAGTACAAAAAGCCATACGTGCCATTCTTCTTACAGGAACTCCAGCTTTGGGAAGACCCGAAGAGCTCTTTATGCAGATTGAAGCTCTctttccacaaaaatttggaaaatggACTGATTATGCCAAAAGATACTGTAATGCACGTG AGGAATTAAATACCAGCTTTgaagaatgggaaaaattaataAGAGCTCCAAGTTCTGCTTCTCGcgatactgtcatgggattgatTACACGAATGTTTAAACAAACTGCTATTGCCAAGGCAGGTGCTGTCAAGGATTATATTAAGATGATGCTTCAGAATGAGTCTCTTAAATTTCTTGTTTTTGCTCACCATCTAAGCATGCTACAAGCTTGCACAGAAGCAGTCATAGAAAACAAGACTCGTTACATTAGGATAGATGGAAGTGTTCCTTCTTCAGAAAGAATACATTTGGTGAATCAGTTTCAAAAGGATCCTGATACTCGTGTGGCTATCTTAAGCATTCAGGCTGCTGGTCAGGGTTTGACATTTACTGCTGCAACTCATGTTGTATTTGCTGAGTTATATTGGGACCCTGGACATCTAAAACAAGCAGAGGACCGTGTTCACCGAATTGGACAGTGCAGCTCTGTGAATATTCACTATCTTATTGCAAATGGTACTTTAGACACCCTTATGTGGGGAATGTTGAACCGCAAGACTCAGGTCACAGGAAGTACcttgaatggaaggaaggaacaacTACAAGCTAAGGAAGATGATAAGGAAAAATGGGATTTCCTGCAATTTGCTGAAGCTTGGATTCCAAGTGAAAGTTCTGAAGAGTTCAAGAATGAAATTTTGTTCACTCATTTTGAAAAAGAGAAGCAGCATGATATTCGGTCATTCTTTTTGACAAAACCTAAGAAAAGACAGTTGCTGACTTCCTGTGATGAATCAAGTACATCCCAGGAGGAAAACAATATAGTACCAGCTGACTCTGACAAAACAACCACAGGAGATGTTAACAGTGAAAGTAATTTGGAATCTGAATCTAAAAGATTGAAATTGGACCAACACTGCAATCCCCCAACAGAGAAACCAATGCAGCCCAGACAAACCAAATGTTCACTCCTGCCTGAGGACCATAAGGCCAAGGCCCGGAAAGCCACTCTGCCCCTTTCTGGAATGGACTGGCAATGTGGTTTCTGCACCTATGTCAATAATGCAATGTTACCTTATTGTGAAATGTGTGAGAATCCTCAAGGCAGTGCTGATAGTAGCAGCCATacccagaagaaaatgaaaaccaaGAAAGATAATTCTGAGACTGGCACTTCAGAAAAAGTTCATTCTGTTTCTGAAAAACGAGCTCTTGCACAGAGCTCAGGTGTTGCTCAGTCAGAGTCTGAACCATTAcctgaaagcaaagaaaaaataccaaCACCAGAATGGAGAGATGGATTTATGCCCCAGTCCCATGCTAAACAGTCAGAGACTTCCGAGACTTTGCCAGTCTACGATACCTTAATGTTTTGTGCAAGTAAGAATACTGACCGGATTCATCTCTACACTAAGGATGGAAACCAGATGAACTGTAATTTCATTCCTTTAGATATAAAATTAGACCTTTGGGAAGATTTGCCAGCAAGTTTTCAGCTGAAACAAAATCGCTCCCTGATATTGAGATTTATTCGAGAATGGAGTAGTCTAACGGCCATGAAGCAAAGAGTAATCAGGAAAAGTGGGCAGCTGTTCTGCAGTCCAATTCTTGCTTTGGAAGAGATCACAAAGCAGCAAACCAAATCACATAGTACCAGAAGGTACATAACCAAAGAAGATGTTGCTGTGGCCGCAATAGACAAGGTGAAGAAAGATGGGGGCCATGTTCGTCTGATCACAAAGGATTCCAGATTACAGGAACCTTCTACCAAAGAATTTCTTGAAGATGGTTCCTGTGTCTCATTTGTCAATCCCTGCACAGCCCAAGCAGATCTCACGATGAAACCTTCCTCCAAAGGCTATTTACAAGCTGTGGACAATGAGGGAAATCCACTCTGCCTTCGCTGCCAGCAGCCCACTTGCCAAACTAAGCAGGATTGTAAAGTGAACACTTGGGATTCACGATTTTGTTCTCTGCAGTGTCAGGAGGAGTTCTGGATTCGATCTAATAACAGTTACATACGAGCCAAGGTCTTTGAAATTGAACATGGTGTCTGTCAGCTATGTAGTCTAAATGCACATGAGCTCTTTTTACGACTGAAAGATGCTCCTAAGAGTCAACGGAAGAATCTCCTGGATATGACCTGGATTTCAAAACTCCCATTAGAACAGCTTAATGAAATGATAAGAAACCCAGGGGAAGGGCAGTTCTGGCAGGTGGACCACATTAAGCCAGTGTTTGGTGGAGGAGGGCAGTGCTCCCTGGACAACCTGCAGACTCTCTGCACCATCTGCCACCGAGAGAGAACTGCCAAACAAGCTAAGGAAAGAAGCCAAGTGAGAAGACTAACACCAAAGCATGGATCAGACATCACACGGTTTTTGGTAAAGAAGTGA